A window of the Thermoleophilia bacterium SCSIO 60948 genome harbors these coding sequences:
- the rpsD gene encoding 30S ribosomal protein S4 has protein sequence MARDTGSQCKQCRREGQKLFLKGERCLTDKCAVERRSYPPGDHGRARLRPSEYRQQLREKQKARRFYQVLERQFRNYYEKAAAQQGVTGENLLRLLERRFDNVLVRLGFAASRRQARQMITHGHWMVNGKRLDIPSYQVRPDDVITFKTDSKGIDVVREATELTAAVPAWLQADHDAVTAKILRLPERDDIVAPIDEQLIVELYSK, from the coding sequence ATGGCTCGAGACACCGGATCGCAGTGCAAGCAGTGCCGCCGCGAGGGCCAGAAGCTGTTCCTCAAGGGCGAGCGTTGCCTGACCGACAAGTGCGCCGTCGAGCGCCGCTCCTACCCGCCGGGTGACCACGGCCGCGCTCGCCTGCGCCCGTCCGAGTACCGCCAGCAGCTGCGCGAGAAGCAGAAGGCGCGCCGCTTCTACCAGGTGCTCGAGCGCCAGTTCCGCAACTACTACGAGAAGGCCGCCGCCCAGCAGGGCGTGACGGGTGAGAACCTGTTGCGGCTGCTCGAGCGGCGCTTCGACAACGTCCTCGTCCGGCTCGGCTTCGCCGCCTCGCGGCGCCAGGCCCGCCAGATGATCACCCACGGTCACTGGATGGTCAACGGCAAGCGCCTCGACATCCCGAGCTACCAGGTCCGCCCCGACGACGTGATCACCTTCAAGACGGATTCGAAGGGCATCGACGTCGTCCGCGAGGCGACCGAGCTGACCGCCGCGGTCCCGGCCTGGCTGCAGGCCGACCACGACGCGGTGACCGCGAAGATCCTCCGCCTCCCAGAGCGAGACGACATCGTCGCCCCGATCGACGAGCAGCTCATCGTCGAGCTCTACTCGAAGTAG
- the rplQ gene encoding 50S ribosomal protein L17 produces MRHSKQRNKLSRDTAHRRALMRNLCREVIEHERIKTSQAKAKAVKPKLEKLITLAQRGDLHARRQAMAELGHDRFLVYKLFEEIAPRYAERPGGYTRIVKLGPRRSDSTEMVFLELV; encoded by the coding sequence ATGCGCCATTCCAAGCAGAGAAACAAGCTCAGCCGTGACACGGCACACCGCCGCGCGCTGATGCGCAACCTCTGCCGCGAGGTGATCGAGCACGAGCGGATCAAGACGAGCCAGGCCAAGGCCAAGGCCGTCAAGCCGAAGCTCGAGAAGCTGATCACCCTCGCGCAGCGCGGCGACCTGCACGCGCGGCGCCAGGCGATGGCCGAGCTCGGCCACGACCGCTTCCTCGTCTACAAGCTCTTCGAGGAGATCGCACCGCGCTACGCGGAGCGGCCGGGCGGCTACACGCGGATCGTCAAGCTCGGCCCGCGCCGCTCGGACTCGACCGAGATGGTCTTTCTCGAGCTGGTCTAG
- the rpmJ gene encoding 50S ribosomal protein L36, whose translation MKVRASVKPMCERCRIIRRRGRVLVICSNPRHKQRQG comes from the coding sequence ATGAAGGTTCGAGCCTCAGTCAAGCCGATGTGTGAGCGCTGCCGGATCATCCGCCGGCGCGGCCGCGTGCTCGTCATCTGCTCGAACCCGCGCCACAAGCAGCGCCAGGGCTAG
- a CDS encoding DNA-directed RNA polymerase subunit alpha: protein MTSTLSEFQAPKIASESVNDNRGTFVVEPLDKGFGYTFGNSLRRVLLSSLGGAAIKSVRIEGVSHEFSTIEGIKEDVTDIVLNLKEVVIRMHTDADEVEAPLVQTGPGEITAKDIDLPAGVEVLNPDAPIATLEKRTKLEMYLTIGKGRGYSPAEDNKSEDQPIGVIPIDSIFSPIRRAAYEVDSARVGQRTDYDKLSLEVETDGSIEPGSAVREAAEILIQSLAIFTDADRVEELTARDSVGDIDAGFAPVPQSAGDERLIEELEIGVRAYNCLKRAGIQTVGDLVQRSESELNAIPNFGKRSTDEVKEALTTLGLGLRDE, encoded by the coding sequence ATGACCAGCACCCTTTCCGAGTTCCAGGCCCCCAAGATCGCCAGCGAGTCGGTCAACGACAACCGCGGCACGTTCGTCGTCGAGCCGCTCGACAAGGGCTTCGGCTACACGTTCGGCAACTCGCTTCGCCGTGTGCTGCTCTCCTCGCTCGGCGGCGCCGCGATCAAGTCGGTGCGAATCGAGGGCGTCTCGCACGAGTTCTCGACCATCGAGGGGATCAAGGAGGACGTCACCGACATCGTCCTCAACCTCAAGGAGGTCGTCATCCGGATGCACACGGATGCCGACGAGGTCGAGGCCCCGCTCGTCCAGACGGGCCCCGGCGAGATCACCGCGAAGGACATCGACCTGCCCGCCGGCGTCGAGGTCCTCAACCCCGACGCCCCGATCGCGACGCTCGAGAAGCGCACGAAGCTCGAGATGTACCTGACGATCGGCAAGGGTCGCGGCTACTCGCCCGCCGAGGACAACAAGTCCGAGGACCAGCCGATCGGCGTCATCCCGATCGACTCGATCTTCTCGCCGATCCGCCGCGCCGCCTACGAGGTCGACTCGGCCCGTGTCGGTCAGCGCACCGATTACGACAAGCTGTCGCTCGAGGTCGAGACCGACGGTTCGATCGAGCCGGGCTCGGCGGTCCGCGAGGCGGCCGAGATCCTGATCCAGTCGCTGGCGATCTTCACCGACGCCGACCGCGTCGAGGAGCTCACCGCGCGCGACTCGGTCGGCGACATCGACGCCGGCTTCGCCCCGGTGCCCCAGTCGGCCGGCGACGAGCGCCTGATCGAGGAGCTCGAGATCGGCGTCCGTGCCTACAACTGCCTCAAGCGCGCCGGCATCCAGACCGTCGGCGACCTCGTCCAGCGCTCGGAGTCCGAGCTCAACGCGATCCCGAACTTCGGCAAGCGCTCGACCGACGAGGTCAAGGAGGCCCTGACCACGCTCGGCCTCGGCCTCCGCGACGAGTAG
- a CDS encoding cysteine hydrolase, which produces MSRLGVLVIDMLNPYDHEDAEPLAEHAKDRIEPISGLIDAALESDEATLVYVNDNHQDFTATSKDIGEAAMQGEHPELVEPLLPRKGSLFVQKVRHSAFYGSALDELLKVHEIDRLVLAGQVTEQCILYTALDAYMRGVPVSVASNAVVPIEDDLGDAALRMMESNMRAELVEASDALSGS; this is translated from the coding sequence ATGTCCCGCCTCGGAGTACTCGTCATCGACATGCTGAACCCCTACGACCACGAGGACGCCGAGCCCCTCGCCGAGCACGCGAAGGACCGGATCGAGCCGATCTCAGGCCTGATCGACGCGGCCCTCGAGTCCGACGAAGCCACGCTCGTCTACGTCAACGACAACCACCAGGACTTCACGGCGACATCGAAGGACATCGGCGAGGCCGCGATGCAGGGCGAGCACCCCGAGCTCGTCGAGCCGCTCCTCCCGCGCAAGGGCTCGCTGTTCGTGCAGAAGGTCCGCCACAGCGCGTTCTACGGCTCGGCGCTCGACGAGCTGCTCAAAGTCCACGAGATCGACCGTCTCGTCCTGGCCGGCCAGGTGACCGAGCAGTGCATTCTCTACACGGCGCTCGACGCCTACATGCGCGGAGTTCCCGTCAGCGTCGCGAGTAACGCGGTCGTCCCGATCGAAGACGACCTCGGCGACGCAGCGCTGCGGATGATGGAGTCGAACATGCGCGCCGAGCTCGTCGAGGCGAGCGACGCGCTCAGCGGGAGCTAG
- a CDS encoding adenylate kinase — translation MAQTNLILLGPPGSGKGTQGERLTDDLELPYWATGDILRAAVREGTDVGKEAQRYMDAGDLVPDEVIVGVIAERIDGPEGRDGFILDGFPRTLGQAEALDEKLGELGTRLSRVILIDVSDEEVARRLGGRRVCPNGHVFHVEFSPPEKEGVCDVCGEELYTRDDDKPDVIEHRLSTYHDKTEPLVAYYEDKGLLVRVDGTLPPDEVAEKISRVLATERMESDV, via the coding sequence ATGGCGCAGACCAATCTGATCCTCCTCGGCCCGCCCGGCTCCGGCAAGGGAACCCAGGGCGAGCGCCTGACCGACGACCTCGAGCTCCCGTACTGGGCCACCGGCGACATCCTCCGCGCCGCGGTGCGCGAGGGCACGGACGTCGGCAAGGAGGCCCAGCGCTACATGGACGCGGGCGATCTCGTCCCCGACGAGGTCATCGTCGGCGTCATCGCCGAGCGGATCGACGGCCCGGAGGGCCGCGACGGCTTCATCCTCGACGGCTTCCCGCGCACGCTGGGCCAGGCGGAGGCGCTCGACGAGAAGCTCGGCGAGCTCGGCACCCGGCTCTCGCGCGTGATCCTGATCGACGTCTCCGACGAGGAGGTCGCCCGGCGCCTCGGCGGCCGCCGCGTCTGCCCGAACGGACACGTCTTCCACGTCGAGTTCTCACCGCCCGAGAAGGAGGGCGTCTGCGACGTCTGCGGCGAGGAGCTCTACACCCGCGACGACGACAAGCCCGACGTCATCGAGCACCGGCTCAGCACCTACCACGACAAGACCGAGCCGCTCGTCGCCTACTACGAGGACAAGGGCCTGCTCGTCCGAGTCGACGGCACCCTGCCCCCCGACGAGGTCGCCGAGAAGATCTCGCGGGTTCTGGCTACGGAGCGAATGGAGTCGGACGTCTAG
- the rplO gene encoding 50S ribosomal protein L15: MTLGTLRPKPGSRKSRKRVGRGKGSGWGKTSGRGHKGYGARAGAKKKIAHEGGQTPIHMRMRKLRGPHMKKSMPFEPFRTVTQPVNVSDLEARFEAGAEVTPETLRANGLATRKHPVKILGGGDVSKKLTVRAHHFSATAREKIEAAGGSCETL; this comes from the coding sequence ATCACGCTCGGCACGCTGCGCCCGAAGCCCGGCTCGCGCAAGTCGCGAAAGCGGGTCGGCCGCGGCAAGGGCTCCGGCTGGGGCAAGACCTCCGGCCGCGGGCACAAGGGCTACGGCGCCCGCGCCGGCGCGAAGAAGAAGATCGCCCACGAGGGCGGGCAGACTCCGATCCATATGCGGATGCGCAAGCTGCGCGGTCCGCACATGAAGAAGTCGATGCCCTTCGAGCCTTTCCGCACCGTGACCCAGCCGGTCAACGTCTCCGATCTCGAGGCCCGCTTCGAAGCCGGCGCCGAGGTCACGCCCGAGACGCTTCGCGCCAACGGCCTCGCGACCCGCAAGCACCCGGTCAAGATCCTGGGCGGCGGCGATGTCTCGAAGAAGCTGACGGTCAGGGCGCATCACTTCTCGGCCACCGCGCGCGAGAAGATCGAGGCCGCCGGCGGGTCCTGCGAGACCCTCTGA
- the rpsE gene encoding 30S ribosomal protein S5 yields the protein MQTVSAQGLDLQERVIEINRVAKVVKGGRRFSFTALVAVGDENSVVGVGYGKAREVPLAIQKAVEDARKSLIQVPMYGQTIPHRIIGRFGSGHVVLRPASPGTGVIAGGGVRAVLELAGIRDVLSKSIGTQNPINLVKATMDGLINLRRPEDVAKLRGLSVKQVLGIHDMEVAAKERGENGGSQTEGAASGEDVAAELEPAAVGADSGAEEGDTASPQEDS from the coding sequence ATCCAGACCGTCTCCGCCCAGGGGCTCGACCTCCAGGAACGGGTCATCGAGATCAACCGCGTCGCCAAGGTCGTCAAGGGCGGCCGCCGGTTCTCGTTCACCGCGCTCGTTGCGGTCGGCGACGAGAACTCGGTCGTCGGCGTCGGCTACGGCAAGGCCCGCGAGGTCCCGCTCGCGATCCAGAAGGCCGTCGAGGACGCGCGCAAGAGCCTGATCCAGGTCCCGATGTACGGCCAGACGATCCCGCACCGGATCATCGGTCGGTTCGGCTCCGGCCACGTCGTCCTGCGCCCGGCCTCGCCCGGTACCGGTGTCATCGCCGGCGGCGGCGTCCGTGCCGTGCTCGAGCTGGCCGGGATCCGCGACGTGCTCTCGAAGTCGATCGGCACGCAGAACCCGATCAACCTCGTCAAGGCGACGATGGACGGCCTGATCAACCTGCGCCGCCCCGAGGACGTCGCCAAGCTGCGCGGCCTGTCGGTCAAGCAGGTGCTCGGCATCCACGACATGGAGGTCGCCGCCAAGGAGCGCGGCGAGAACGGTGGCTCGCAGACCGAGGGCGCCGCGTCCGGTGAGGACGTCGCCGCGGAGCTCGAGCCGGCAGCCGTCGGCGCCGATTCCGGCGCCGAGGAGGGTGACACCGCCTCGCCGCAGGAGGACTCGTGA
- the rpsM gene encoding 30S ribosomal protein S13: protein MARIAGVNIPLNKRVEVGLTYVYGIGDSTARKIIEQVGVDPDTYVKDLTDDEVIKLREAVESHEVEGDLRRERSQNVKRLSEIGSYRGLRHRRGLPVRGQRTKTNARGRKGPKKMSIAGKRKPGKK, encoded by the coding sequence ATGGCACGCATCGCAGGAGTCAACATCCCGCTCAACAAGCGGGTCGAGGTCGGTCTCACCTACGTCTACGGGATCGGCGACTCGACCGCCCGCAAGATCATCGAGCAGGTCGGGGTCGACCCCGACACCTACGTCAAGGACCTCACCGACGACGAGGTGATCAAGCTCCGCGAGGCCGTCGAGTCGCACGAGGTCGAGGGCGACCTGCGCCGCGAGCGCTCGCAGAACGTCAAGCGCCTGTCGGAGATCGGCTCCTACCGCGGCCTGCGCCATCGCCGCGGCCTCCCGGTCCGCGGTCAGCGCACGAAGACCAACGCCCGTGGCCGCAAGGGCCCGAAGAAGATGAGCATCGCCGGCAAGCGCAAGCCGGGCAAGAAGTAG
- the rpsK gene encoding 30S ribosomal protein S11, which yields MPQPRRQQGRGRQTTRRRARKNVPVGVVHIKTSFNNTIVTITDPEGNVLCWESAGSVGYKGSRKSTPFAAQVTADAAARKGMEHGLERVEVLAKGAGSGRDTAIRSLQAAGLQVTNVKDVTPQAHNGCRQPKRKRG from the coding sequence ATGCCGCAGCCGAGAAGACAGCAGGGCAGAGGACGCCAGACGACGCGCCGTCGCGCGCGCAAGAACGTCCCGGTCGGCGTCGTCCACATCAAGACCTCTTTCAACAACACGATCGTCACGATCACCGACCCCGAGGGCAACGTCCTCTGCTGGGAGTCGGCCGGGTCGGTCGGCTACAAGGGCTCACGCAAGTCGACGCCGTTCGCCGCGCAGGTGACCGCCGACGCCGCGGCCCGCAAGGGCATGGAGCACGGCCTCGAGCGCGTCGAGGTGCTCGCCAAGGGCGCCGGCTCCGGCCGTGACACCGCGATCCGCTCGCTGCAGGCCGCCGGCCTCCAGGTCACGAACGTCAAGGACGTCACGCCGCAGGCCCACAACGGTTGCCGTCAGCCGAAGCGCAAGCGGGGTTAA
- the rpmD gene encoding 50S ribosomal protein L30, which translates to MADVSLRQVKSASGASPKQRDTLRSLKLGRIGKTSTLTDTPQLQGMLRKVDHLVVVDSGDGKDA; encoded by the coding sequence ATGGCCGACGTTAGCCTGCGACAGGTCAAGTCGGCCTCGGGTGCGAGCCCGAAGCAGCGCGACACGCTGCGCTCGCTCAAGCTCGGCCGGATCGGCAAGACCTCGACGCTCACCGACACCCCGCAGCTTCAGGGGATGCTCCGCAAGGTCGACCACCTGGTCGTCGTCGACTCCGGTGACGGGAAGGACGCTTAG
- the secY gene encoding preprotein translocase subunit SecY — protein MLQTILNSFAVPEIRRKIAFTLGILALYRLGAYIPAPGVDVQAVQDLQDQFSGSDILGFLNLFSGGSLSRLSLFALGIMPYITASIILQLMTVVVPALERLQKEGEVGQQKITQYTRYLTVALAFGQSLAYVFLFNSSSTGASQPLGADPSFATIFTVVISLTAGCVLLMWFGELITQRGIGNGISLMIFASIASGLPGGIVAWWNTPDPVFVVMMPFIALAVIVGIVFVQEGQRRIPVQYAKRVVGRRMTTGGSTYLPLRVNMAGVIPVIFAASLMAFPPTVGQLINTPAALDFAAFFSPGGWAYVVGEVLFIIVFTYFYTAVTFNPVDQADNLKRYGGFIPGVRPGRPTAEYLDRILTRLTFPGALYLGAVAALPTILISQTSANFFFGGTSILIVVGVALDTVKQLESQLMMRNYEGFLK, from the coding sequence GTGCTGCAGACGATCCTCAACTCCTTCGCCGTCCCGGAGATCCGGCGGAAGATCGCTTTCACGCTCGGGATCCTCGCGCTCTACCGGCTCGGCGCCTACATCCCCGCGCCCGGGGTCGACGTCCAGGCCGTCCAGGACCTCCAGGACCAGTTCTCGGGCTCGGACATCCTCGGCTTCCTGAACCTGTTCTCCGGCGGCTCACTCAGCCGCCTGAGCCTGTTCGCGCTCGGGATCATGCCCTACATCACGGCCTCGATCATCCTCCAGCTGATGACCGTCGTCGTGCCGGCGCTCGAGCGCCTGCAGAAGGAGGGCGAGGTCGGCCAGCAGAAGATCACGCAGTACACGCGCTACCTGACCGTCGCGCTCGCCTTCGGCCAGTCGCTCGCCTACGTCTTCCTCTTCAACTCCTCTTCGACCGGCGCCTCGCAGCCGCTCGGCGCCGACCCGAGCTTCGCGACGATCTTCACCGTCGTCATCTCGCTGACCGCCGGCTGTGTGCTGCTGATGTGGTTCGGCGAGCTGATCACCCAGCGCGGGATCGGCAACGGCATCTCGCTGATGATCTTCGCCTCGATCGCATCCGGCCTGCCCGGCGGGATCGTCGCCTGGTGGAACACGCCTGATCCCGTCTTCGTCGTGATGATGCCGTTCATCGCGCTCGCGGTCATCGTCGGCATCGTCTTCGTCCAGGAGGGCCAGCGCCGGATCCCCGTCCAGTACGCCAAGCGCGTCGTCGGGCGGCGGATGACGACCGGCGGTTCGACCTACCTGCCGCTGCGGGTCAACATGGCCGGCGTCATCCCGGTCATCTTCGCGGCCTCGCTGATGGCGTTCCCGCCGACCGTCGGCCAGCTGATCAACACCCCCGCGGCGCTCGACTTCGCGGCCTTCTTCAGCCCCGGCGGCTGGGCCTACGTCGTCGGCGAGGTGCTGTTCATCATCGTCTTCACCTACTTCTATACGGCGGTCACGTTCAACCCCGTCGACCAGGCCGACAACCTGAAGCGCTACGGCGGCTTCATCCCCGGCGTCAGACCCGGGCGACCTACCGCCGAATATCTCGATCGGATCCTCACCCGGCTGACGTTCCCCGGCGCGCTCTACCTCGGCGCCGTCGCCGCCCTGCCGACGATCCTGATCAGCCAGACCTCGGCCAACTTCTTCTTCGGCGGCACCTCGATCCTGATCGTCGTCGGCGTCGCTCTCGACACCGTCAAGCAGCTCGAGTCGCAGCTCATGATGCGTAACTACGAGGGGTTCCTGAAGTAG
- the map gene encoding type I methionyl aminopeptidase, which translates to MYRGGIIKKSPEQIEEMAVAGAVQARCLQMLRSKVRPGVTTAQLDAAAEKFIRARGGEPSFLGYHGFSGSICASPNSMVVHGIPGPYALKRGDLISIDVGVTKGGWVADAAITVPVGAVSETAEQLLETTEAALHAGAAQAAPGNHLSDISHAVQERTERDGFSIIRTLVGHGVGRDMHEDPQVPNYGKPGRGPKLEPGMVIAIEPMVNVGGPDVRMGQDGWSVYSADGSLAAHFEFTVAVTEDGPRILTPWHLDP; encoded by the coding sequence ATGTATCGCGGCGGGATCATCAAGAAGTCTCCGGAGCAGATCGAGGAGATGGCGGTCGCGGGAGCGGTCCAGGCGCGGTGCCTTCAGATGCTGCGCTCGAAGGTCCGGCCCGGCGTCACCACGGCGCAGCTCGACGCCGCGGCCGAGAAGTTCATCCGCGCTCGCGGCGGCGAGCCCTCGTTCCTCGGCTACCACGGCTTCAGCGGCTCGATCTGCGCGTCGCCGAACTCGATGGTCGTCCACGGGATCCCTGGCCCCTACGCGCTCAAGCGCGGCGACCTGATCTCGATCGACGTCGGGGTCACGAAGGGCGGCTGGGTCGCCGACGCCGCGATCACCGTCCCGGTCGGCGCGGTCAGCGAGACCGCCGAGCAGCTGCTCGAGACGACCGAGGCCGCGCTCCACGCGGGGGCCGCGCAGGCCGCCCCCGGCAACCACCTGTCCGACATCTCGCACGCCGTCCAGGAGCGCACGGAGCGCGACGGCTTCTCGATCATCCGCACGCTCGTCGGCCACGGCGTCGGGCGCGACATGCACGAGGATCCGCAGGTGCCCAACTACGGCAAGCCCGGGCGCGGCCCGAAGCTCGAGCCGGGCATGGTCATCGCGATCGAGCCGATGGTCAACGTCGGCGGCCCCGACGTCCGGATGGGCCAGGACGGCTGGTCGGTCTACTCGGCCGACGGCTCGCTCGCCGCACACTTCGAGTTCACGGTCGCCGTGACCGAGGACGGGCCGCGGATCCTGACTCCGTGGCACCTCGATCCCTGA